In the Aneurinibacillus soli genome, one interval contains:
- a CDS encoding CidB/LrgB family autolysis modulator — protein MMLAFFSFILTIMLYVGAKWCYQHKPKVYLSPLLITPLLIIAFLLWTHISYDSYNTGAKWLSDMLQPATIAFAVPLYKYFNLLKKHATEIIVSVLSGSVVAIISSMLIAEGLHLNTQIVNSLIPRSVTTPIAMGVSTSIGGVPTITAVFVIMTGLLGAVIGPVLIRLLRIENAIAQGALLGTAAHGAGTSKAFEFSSIAGTISSLSMIIAALITLCVTPWLMSIMLVIF, from the coding sequence ATGATGCTCGCGTTTTTTAGCTTCATTCTTACGATTATGCTCTATGTAGGAGCAAAATGGTGTTATCAACATAAACCAAAAGTGTACTTGTCTCCACTTCTCATTACACCATTACTCATTATCGCTTTTTTACTTTGGACTCATATCTCGTATGACTCATACAATACAGGCGCGAAATGGCTAAGCGATATGCTTCAACCGGCAACCATTGCATTCGCTGTGCCACTCTATAAATACTTCAACCTATTAAAAAAGCACGCGACCGAAATTATTGTCAGCGTGCTGTCTGGCTCTGTTGTAGCCATTATATCATCGATGTTGATTGCCGAAGGGTTACATTTAAATACACAAATTGTGAACAGCCTCATTCCTCGTTCGGTTACGACACCGATTGCCATGGGGGTTTCCACAAGTATTGGTGGTGTCCCTACGATTACAGCTGTATTCGTTATTATGACCGGACTGTTAGGTGCCGTCATTGGCCCTGTTCTTATCCGATTATTACGCATTGAGAATGCCATTGCCCAGGGTGCACTTCTTGGTACGGCTGCACATGGCGCAGGTACGTCTAAAGCATTTGAATTTAGCTCCATTGCAGGGACGATTTCCAGCTTATCCATGATCATCGCTGCACTCATTACGCTTTGTGTAACACCATGGTTGATGTCTATTATGCTGGTGATTTTTTAA
- a CDS encoding CidA/LrgA family protein: protein MATIIKGTGQIILLCMFSLIMNKLVDVFHLKIPGSILGIGVVFILLQTKIIRLEWIELGAKWLLAELLLFFVPSAVGIMKYPHLLVDDGVRVICAIVLSTITVMACTGLVAKKITERKEQKLS, encoded by the coding sequence GTGGCAACCATAATCAAAGGCACCGGACAGATTATTCTTTTATGTATGTTTTCGCTTATTATGAACAAGCTGGTCGATGTATTTCATTTAAAAATCCCTGGTAGTATTTTAGGTATTGGGGTTGTTTTTATTCTGCTGCAAACTAAAATTATTCGTCTGGAATGGATTGAGCTAGGCGCAAAATGGCTGCTGGCAGAGCTGTTGTTATTTTTTGTTCCATCGGCTGTCGGGATTATGAAATACCCGCATCTTTTAGTCGATGATGGAGTGCGTGTGATCTGTGCCATCGTTCTTAGTACAATCACAGTCATGGCCTGTACCGGACTCGTAGCAAAAAAAATTACGGAACGAAAGGAGCAGAAGCTTTCATGA